In the genome of Populus trichocarpa isolate Nisqually-1 chromosome 6, P.trichocarpa_v4.1, whole genome shotgun sequence, one region contains:
- the LOC7468080 gene encoding uncharacterized protein LOC7468080 → MLRRSATPDMDLPQKALQIKQDDKFFSRLLSRESSMANPSFRVYYGGVSVGVPFVWESQPGTPKYTFCENTLPPLTPPPSYYRNSDKKTIKKHSRSSLLHLLFSRNNPKKNNVSTSATNLSSTPSSASWSSLNSSSLLTPRKYHERSRYSSRGSSFDSRVFEDVEESHMGSPTSTLCFGISGRNASTGGLRGCYGVW, encoded by the coding sequence ATGCTTAGGAGGAGTGCTACTCCAGACATGGACCTTCCGCAGAAAGCCCTCCAGATTAAGCAAGATGACAAGTTTTTTTCCAGGCTTCTGTCCAGGGAAAGCTCCATGGCTAACCCTTCTTTTAGAGTGTATTATGGTGGGGTATCTGTTGGTGTTCCATTTGTGTGGGAGTCTCAGCCTGGTACCCCCAAGTACACATTTTGTGAAAATACACTCCCTCCTCTAACTCCACCTCCCTCTTACTATAGAAattctgataaaaaaaccatcaagAAACACTCAAGATCCAGTCTTTTACACTTGTTATTTTCAAGGAACAATCCCAAGAAAAACAACGTGTCCACTTCTGCAACAAATTTGTCATCAACCCCGTCTTCTGCATCATGGTCATCTTTGAATTCATCAAGTCTTCTGACTCCAAGAAAGTACCATGAGAGGAGCAGGTATTCTAGCCGTGGATCGTCATTTGATTCGAGGGTTTTTGAAGATGTTGAAGAATCACACATGGGATCACCTACTTCAACTTTGTGCTTTGGCATTAGCGGGAGAAATGCCAGTACCGGTGGGCTTCGAGGATGCTATGGTGTGTGGTAG
- the LOC7487356 gene encoding peroxidase 22.3, with translation MASLGIFSLISTLFLVLALATTASSSKGLSPNYYDYVCPKALPTIKRVVEAAVYNERRMGASLLRLHFHDCFVNGCDASILLDSTSAFDSEKNANPNINSIRGFEVIDRIKLEVDKACGRPVVSCADILAVAARDSVVALGGPTWAVQLGRRDSTTASKTTANNDIPAPFMDLPDLIINFKKHGLNKKDLVVLSGAHTTGFAQCFTFKDRIYNETNIDPKFARERKLTCPRTGGDSNLAPLNPTPSYFDARYYNDLLKKRGLFHSDQALFNGGSTDSLVKAYSSNAKAFWTDFANSMVKMGNINPLTGKQGQTRLNCRKVN, from the exons ATGGCTTCACTTGGCATCTTCAGCCTAATTTCTACCTTGTTCCTTGTGTTGGCTCTTGCTACCACAGCTTCTTCTTCAAAAGGACTATCTCCAAATTACTATGATTATGTGTGTCCCAAAGCTTTACCAACTATCAAACGAGTTGTTGAGGCTGCAGTTTACAACGAAAGACGCATGGGTGCTTCTCTACTACGTCTACACTTCCATGATTGTTTTGTCAAT GGTTGTGATGCATCAATTCTTTTGGATTCAACATCCGCCTTTGATAGTGAAAAGAATGCGAACCCTAACATCAACTCAATTAGAGGATTTGAAGTTATTGACCGAATCAAGTTGGAAGTGGACAAAGCCTGTGGACGTCCGGTGGTCTCTTGCGCAGATATCTTAGCAGTAGCAGCTCGTGATTCCGTGGTTGCG CTAGGAGGGCCAACATGGGCGGTGCAGCTAGGGAGAAGAGACTCGACCACAGCTAGCAAAACCACCGCGAACAATGACATCCCAGCACCGTTTATGGACCTCCCAGACCTaatcatcaattttaaaaaacatggtttaaaTAAGAAAGACCTGGTAGTTCTCTCTGGAGCCCACACTACAGGGTTTGCACAGTGTTTTACCTTCAAAGACAGAATCTACAATGAAACTAACATTGACCCTAAATTTGCACGAGAACGCAAATTAACATGTCCACGCACTGGAGGTGACTCAAACCTTGCTCCTCTAAACCCAACTCCTTCATACTTTGATGCTAGATACTATAACGATTTGTTGAAGAAAAGAGGGTTATTTCACTCTGATCAAGCACTCTTCAATGGAGGCTCAACTGATAGCTTGGTGAAGGCTTATAGCTCAAATGCCAAGGCTTTCTGGACAGATTTTGCAAATTCTATGGTGAAGATGGGGAATATAAACCCATTGACTGGAAAGCAAGGACAAACTCGTTTGAATTGCAGGAAGGTGAACTGA
- the LOC7468079 gene encoding aspartate aminotransferase, mitochondrial isoform X6: MWKCFLTRTSRCFSTSAGNKALKWWDHVAPAPKDPITSVTEAFLADASPTKINLGVGAYRDDEGKPVVLQCVREAEAKIAGCDFLESVSSAVSSKLVEESVKLVYGMNSDIIKEGRFAGVQALSGTGACRLFAEFQRRFYPGSQIYMTGPTWSNHHNIWRDALVPERTFHYYHPDSKGLNFSALMDDVKNAPDGSFFLLHPCAHNPTGVDPTEEQWREISYLFKVKNHFPFFDMAYQGFASGDLDRDAQSIRIFVEDGNLIGCAQSFAKNMGLYGHRVGCLNVLCNDAKQAVAIKSQLQQIARAMYSSPPVHGILLVSGILSDPNMKALWVEEVKVMANRIQSLRTTLRKSLEQLSSSLNWEHITNQVGMFCFSGLTPEQVDRLQRGFHIYMTLDGRMSMAGVTTGNVSYLANAIHEVTKFG, translated from the exons ATGTGGAAGTGCTTTTTGACAAGAACATCAAGATGCTTCTCAACATCAGCAGGCAACAAGGCACTTAAATGGTGGGATCATGTAGCCCCAGCTCCAAAAGATCCCATTACTAGTGTTACTGAGGCTTTTCTTGCTGACGCTAGtcccacaaagatcaatcttgGAGTG GGAGCTTATAGAGATGATGAAGGGAAACCTGTTGTCCTTCAATGTGTTAGAGAGGCTGAGGCAAAGATTGCTGGTTGTGACTTCTT GGAGTCGGTCTCTTCTGCAGTGAGTTCAAAACTGGTTGAGGAGAGTGTCAAATTGGTTTATGGAATGAATTCGGACATTATAAAAGAAGGGAGGTTTGCTGGAGTTCAAGCTCTATCAGGAACCGGTGCATGTCGTCTCTTTGCTGAGTTCCAGAGGCGTTTCTATCCTGGATCTCAAATATATATGACTGGTCCAACTTGGTCCAA CCACCATAACATATGGAGAGATGCCCTCGTTCCAGAGAGAACTTTTCACTACTACCATCCTGATTCAAAGGGTTTAAATTTTTCTGCTCTTATGGATGATGTCAAG AATGCCCCAGATGGTTCTTTTTTCTTACTCCACCCTTGTGCTCACAACCCAACTGGGGTTGACCCTACCGAGGAACAGTGGAGAGAAATTTCGTATCTTTTTAAG gtAAAAAATCATTTCCCCTTCTTTGACATGGCTTATCAAGGTTTTGCAAGTGGGGACCTCGACAGGGATGCCCAATCAATCCGGATTTTTGTTGAAGATGGGAACTTAATAGGTTGTGCTCAATCCTTTGCGAAGAACATGGGATTATATGGACATCGAGTTGGTTGTCTCAA TGTTCTCTGCAATGATGCAAAGCAAGCAGTTGCAATTAAAAGTCAACTGCAGCAGATTGCCCGGGCAATGTATAGCAGTCCTCCTGTTCATGGTATATTACTGGTCTCAGGTATCTTGAGTGATCCTAATATGAAAGCACTTTGGGTCGAAGAGGTGAAG GTGATGGCAAATCGCATTCAAAGTCTGCGGACTACTCTGCGGAAAAGCCTTGAGCAATTGAGTTCTTCGCTCAATTGGGAACACATAACTAATCAG GTTGGGATGTTTTGCTTCTCCGGCTTGACCCCTGAGCAGGTTGATCGGCTGCAAAGGGGATTTCACATTTACATGACTCTTGATGGACGTATGAG CATGGCTGGTGTTACCACAGGCAATGTGAGTTATTTAGCAAATGCAATTCATGAAGTAACCAAATTTGGTTAG
- the LOC7468079 gene encoding aspartate aminotransferase, mitochondrial isoform X4: MWKCFLTRTSRCFSTSAGNKALKWWDHVAPAPKDPITSVTEAFLADASPTKINLGVGAYRDDEGKPVVLQCVREAEAKIAGCDFLGIGRESVSSAVSSKLVEESVKLVYGMNSDIIKEGRFAGVQALSGTGACRLFAEFQRRFYPGSQIYMTGPTWSNHHNIWRDALVPERTFHYYHPDSKGLNFSALMDDVKNAPDGSFFLLHPCAHNPTGVDPTEEQWREISYLFKVKNHFPFFDMAYQGFASGDLDRDAQSIRIFVEDGNLIGCAQSFAKNMGLYGHRVGCLNVLCNDAKQAVAIKSQLQQIARAMYSSPPVHGILLVSGILSDPNMKALWVEEVKVMANRIQSLRTTLRKSLEQLSSSLNWEHITNQVGMFCFSGLTPEQVDRLQRGFHIYMTLDGRMRRFLRKNRKAKAVLLLKQLKEPSYCN; this comes from the exons ATGTGGAAGTGCTTTTTGACAAGAACATCAAGATGCTTCTCAACATCAGCAGGCAACAAGGCACTTAAATGGTGGGATCATGTAGCCCCAGCTCCAAAAGATCCCATTACTAGTGTTACTGAGGCTTTTCTTGCTGACGCTAGtcccacaaagatcaatcttgGAGTG GGAGCTTATAGAGATGATGAAGGGAAACCTGTTGTCCTTCAATGTGTTAGAGAGGCTGAGGCAAAGATTGCTGGTTGTGACTTCTT AGGTATTGGCAGGGAGTCGGTCTCTTCTGCAGTGAGTTCAAAACTGGTTGAGGAGAGTGTCAAATTGGTTTATGGAATGAATTCGGACATTATAAAAGAAGGGAGGTTTGCTGGAGTTCAAGCTCTATCAGGAACCGGTGCATGTCGTCTCTTTGCTGAGTTCCAGAGGCGTTTCTATCCTGGATCTCAAATATATATGACTGGTCCAACTTGGTCCAA CCACCATAACATATGGAGAGATGCCCTCGTTCCAGAGAGAACTTTTCACTACTACCATCCTGATTCAAAGGGTTTAAATTTTTCTGCTCTTATGGATGATGTCAAG AATGCCCCAGATGGTTCTTTTTTCTTACTCCACCCTTGTGCTCACAACCCAACTGGGGTTGACCCTACCGAGGAACAGTGGAGAGAAATTTCGTATCTTTTTAAG gtAAAAAATCATTTCCCCTTCTTTGACATGGCTTATCAAGGTTTTGCAAGTGGGGACCTCGACAGGGATGCCCAATCAATCCGGATTTTTGTTGAAGATGGGAACTTAATAGGTTGTGCTCAATCCTTTGCGAAGAACATGGGATTATATGGACATCGAGTTGGTTGTCTCAA TGTTCTCTGCAATGATGCAAAGCAAGCAGTTGCAATTAAAAGTCAACTGCAGCAGATTGCCCGGGCAATGTATAGCAGTCCTCCTGTTCATGGTATATTACTGGTCTCAGGTATCTTGAGTGATCCTAATATGAAAGCACTTTGGGTCGAAGAGGTGAAG GTGATGGCAAATCGCATTCAAAGTCTGCGGACTACTCTGCGGAAAAGCCTTGAGCAATTGAGTTCTTCGCTCAATTGGGAACACATAACTAATCAG GTTGGGATGTTTTGCTTCTCCGGCTTGACCCCTGAGCAGGTTGATCGGCTGCAAAGGGGATTTCACATTTACATGACTCTTGATGGACGTATGAG ACGCTTTTtgagaaagaacagaaaagcaAAAGCTGTCTTGCTTCTGAAGCAGCTGAAAGAGCCTAGTTACTGTAATTGA
- the LOC7468079 gene encoding aspartate aminotransferase, mitochondrial isoform X5: MWKCFLTRTSRCFSTSAGNKALKWWDHVAPAPKDPITSVTEAFLADASPTKINLGVGAYRDDEGKPVVLQCVREAEAKIAGCDFLGIGRESVSSAVSSKLVEESVKLVYGMNSDIIKEGRFAGVQALSGTGACRLFAEFQRRFYPGSQIYMTGPTWSNHHNIWRDALVPERTFHYYHPDSKGLNFSALMDDVKNAPDGSFFLLHPCAHNPTGVDPTEEQWREISYLFKVKNHFPFFDMAYQGFASGDLDRDAQSIRIFVEDGNLIGCAQSFAKNMGLYGHRVGCLNVLCNDAKQAVAIKSQLQQIARAMYSSPPVHGILLVSGILSDPNMKALWVEEVKVMANRIQSLRTTLRKSLEQLSSSLNWEHITNQVGMFCFSGLTPEQVDRLQRGFHIYMTLDGRMSMAGVTTGNVSYLANAIHEVTKFG, encoded by the exons ATGTGGAAGTGCTTTTTGACAAGAACATCAAGATGCTTCTCAACATCAGCAGGCAACAAGGCACTTAAATGGTGGGATCATGTAGCCCCAGCTCCAAAAGATCCCATTACTAGTGTTACTGAGGCTTTTCTTGCTGACGCTAGtcccacaaagatcaatcttgGAGTG GGAGCTTATAGAGATGATGAAGGGAAACCTGTTGTCCTTCAATGTGTTAGAGAGGCTGAGGCAAAGATTGCTGGTTGTGACTTCTT AGGTATTGGCAGGGAGTCGGTCTCTTCTGCAGTGAGTTCAAAACTGGTTGAGGAGAGTGTCAAATTGGTTTATGGAATGAATTCGGACATTATAAAAGAAGGGAGGTTTGCTGGAGTTCAAGCTCTATCAGGAACCGGTGCATGTCGTCTCTTTGCTGAGTTCCAGAGGCGTTTCTATCCTGGATCTCAAATATATATGACTGGTCCAACTTGGTCCAA CCACCATAACATATGGAGAGATGCCCTCGTTCCAGAGAGAACTTTTCACTACTACCATCCTGATTCAAAGGGTTTAAATTTTTCTGCTCTTATGGATGATGTCAAG AATGCCCCAGATGGTTCTTTTTTCTTACTCCACCCTTGTGCTCACAACCCAACTGGGGTTGACCCTACCGAGGAACAGTGGAGAGAAATTTCGTATCTTTTTAAG gtAAAAAATCATTTCCCCTTCTTTGACATGGCTTATCAAGGTTTTGCAAGTGGGGACCTCGACAGGGATGCCCAATCAATCCGGATTTTTGTTGAAGATGGGAACTTAATAGGTTGTGCTCAATCCTTTGCGAAGAACATGGGATTATATGGACATCGAGTTGGTTGTCTCAA TGTTCTCTGCAATGATGCAAAGCAAGCAGTTGCAATTAAAAGTCAACTGCAGCAGATTGCCCGGGCAATGTATAGCAGTCCTCCTGTTCATGGTATATTACTGGTCTCAGGTATCTTGAGTGATCCTAATATGAAAGCACTTTGGGTCGAAGAGGTGAAG GTGATGGCAAATCGCATTCAAAGTCTGCGGACTACTCTGCGGAAAAGCCTTGAGCAATTGAGTTCTTCGCTCAATTGGGAACACATAACTAATCAG GTTGGGATGTTTTGCTTCTCCGGCTTGACCCCTGAGCAGGTTGATCGGCTGCAAAGGGGATTTCACATTTACATGACTCTTGATGGACGTATGAG CATGGCTGGTGTTACCACAGGCAATGTGAGTTATTTAGCAAATGCAATTCATGAAGTAACCAAATTTGGTTAG
- the LOC7468079 gene encoding aspartate aminotransferase, mitochondrial isoform X1 translates to MWKCFLTRTSRCFSTSAGNKALKWWDHVAPAPKDPITSVTEAFLADASPTKINLGVGAYRDDEGKPVVLQCVREAEAKIAGCDFLGIGRESVSSAVSSKLVEESVKLVYGMNSDIIKEGRFAGVQALSGTGACRLFAEFQRRFYPGSQIYMTGPTWSNHHNIWRDALVPERTFHYYHPDSKGLNFSALMDDVKNAPDGSFFLLHPCAHNPTGVDPTEEQWREISYLFKVKNHFPFFDMAYQGFASGDLDRDAQSIRIFVEDGNLIGCAQSFAKNMGLYGHRVGCLKYVHILDYILSVLCNDAKQAVAIKSQLQQIARAMYSSPPVHGILLVSGILSDPNMKALWVEEVKVMANRIQSLRTTLRKSLEQLSSSLNWEHITNQVGMFCFSGLTPEQVDRLQRGFHIYMTLDGRMRRFLRKNRKAKAVLLLKQLKEPSYCN, encoded by the exons ATGTGGAAGTGCTTTTTGACAAGAACATCAAGATGCTTCTCAACATCAGCAGGCAACAAGGCACTTAAATGGTGGGATCATGTAGCCCCAGCTCCAAAAGATCCCATTACTAGTGTTACTGAGGCTTTTCTTGCTGACGCTAGtcccacaaagatcaatcttgGAGTG GGAGCTTATAGAGATGATGAAGGGAAACCTGTTGTCCTTCAATGTGTTAGAGAGGCTGAGGCAAAGATTGCTGGTTGTGACTTCTT AGGTATTGGCAGGGAGTCGGTCTCTTCTGCAGTGAGTTCAAAACTGGTTGAGGAGAGTGTCAAATTGGTTTATGGAATGAATTCGGACATTATAAAAGAAGGGAGGTTTGCTGGAGTTCAAGCTCTATCAGGAACCGGTGCATGTCGTCTCTTTGCTGAGTTCCAGAGGCGTTTCTATCCTGGATCTCAAATATATATGACTGGTCCAACTTGGTCCAA CCACCATAACATATGGAGAGATGCCCTCGTTCCAGAGAGAACTTTTCACTACTACCATCCTGATTCAAAGGGTTTAAATTTTTCTGCTCTTATGGATGATGTCAAG AATGCCCCAGATGGTTCTTTTTTCTTACTCCACCCTTGTGCTCACAACCCAACTGGGGTTGACCCTACCGAGGAACAGTGGAGAGAAATTTCGTATCTTTTTAAG gtAAAAAATCATTTCCCCTTCTTTGACATGGCTTATCAAGGTTTTGCAAGTGGGGACCTCGACAGGGATGCCCAATCAATCCGGATTTTTGTTGAAGATGGGAACTTAATAGGTTGTGCTCAATCCTTTGCGAAGAACATGGGATTATATGGACATCGAGTTGGTTGTCTCAAGTATGTGCACATTCTGGATTATATTTTGAG TGTTCTCTGCAATGATGCAAAGCAAGCAGTTGCAATTAAAAGTCAACTGCAGCAGATTGCCCGGGCAATGTATAGCAGTCCTCCTGTTCATGGTATATTACTGGTCTCAGGTATCTTGAGTGATCCTAATATGAAAGCACTTTGGGTCGAAGAGGTGAAG GTGATGGCAAATCGCATTCAAAGTCTGCGGACTACTCTGCGGAAAAGCCTTGAGCAATTGAGTTCTTCGCTCAATTGGGAACACATAACTAATCAG GTTGGGATGTTTTGCTTCTCCGGCTTGACCCCTGAGCAGGTTGATCGGCTGCAAAGGGGATTTCACATTTACATGACTCTTGATGGACGTATGAG ACGCTTTTtgagaaagaacagaaaagcaAAAGCTGTCTTGCTTCTGAAGCAGCTGAAAGAGCCTAGTTACTGTAATTGA
- the LOC7468079 gene encoding aspartate aminotransferase, mitochondrial isoform X3 — MWKCFLTRTSRCFSTSAGNKALKWWDHVAPAPKDPITSVTEAFLADASPTKINLGVGAYRDDEGKPVVLQCVREAEAKIAGCDFLESVSSAVSSKLVEESVKLVYGMNSDIIKEGRFAGVQALSGTGACRLFAEFQRRFYPGSQIYMTGPTWSNHHNIWRDALVPERTFHYYHPDSKGLNFSALMDDVKNAPDGSFFLLHPCAHNPTGVDPTEEQWREISYLFKVKNHFPFFDMAYQGFASGDLDRDAQSIRIFVEDGNLIGCAQSFAKNMGLYGHRVGCLKYVHILDYILSVLCNDAKQAVAIKSQLQQIARAMYSSPPVHGILLVSGILSDPNMKALWVEEVKVMANRIQSLRTTLRKSLEQLSSSLNWEHITNQVGMFCFSGLTPEQVDRLQRGFHIYMTLDGRMRRFLRKNRKAKAVLLLKQLKEPSYCN, encoded by the exons ATGTGGAAGTGCTTTTTGACAAGAACATCAAGATGCTTCTCAACATCAGCAGGCAACAAGGCACTTAAATGGTGGGATCATGTAGCCCCAGCTCCAAAAGATCCCATTACTAGTGTTACTGAGGCTTTTCTTGCTGACGCTAGtcccacaaagatcaatcttgGAGTG GGAGCTTATAGAGATGATGAAGGGAAACCTGTTGTCCTTCAATGTGTTAGAGAGGCTGAGGCAAAGATTGCTGGTTGTGACTTCTT GGAGTCGGTCTCTTCTGCAGTGAGTTCAAAACTGGTTGAGGAGAGTGTCAAATTGGTTTATGGAATGAATTCGGACATTATAAAAGAAGGGAGGTTTGCTGGAGTTCAAGCTCTATCAGGAACCGGTGCATGTCGTCTCTTTGCTGAGTTCCAGAGGCGTTTCTATCCTGGATCTCAAATATATATGACTGGTCCAACTTGGTCCAA CCACCATAACATATGGAGAGATGCCCTCGTTCCAGAGAGAACTTTTCACTACTACCATCCTGATTCAAAGGGTTTAAATTTTTCTGCTCTTATGGATGATGTCAAG AATGCCCCAGATGGTTCTTTTTTCTTACTCCACCCTTGTGCTCACAACCCAACTGGGGTTGACCCTACCGAGGAACAGTGGAGAGAAATTTCGTATCTTTTTAAG gtAAAAAATCATTTCCCCTTCTTTGACATGGCTTATCAAGGTTTTGCAAGTGGGGACCTCGACAGGGATGCCCAATCAATCCGGATTTTTGTTGAAGATGGGAACTTAATAGGTTGTGCTCAATCCTTTGCGAAGAACATGGGATTATATGGACATCGAGTTGGTTGTCTCAAGTATGTGCACATTCTGGATTATATTTTGAG TGTTCTCTGCAATGATGCAAAGCAAGCAGTTGCAATTAAAAGTCAACTGCAGCAGATTGCCCGGGCAATGTATAGCAGTCCTCCTGTTCATGGTATATTACTGGTCTCAGGTATCTTGAGTGATCCTAATATGAAAGCACTTTGGGTCGAAGAGGTGAAG GTGATGGCAAATCGCATTCAAAGTCTGCGGACTACTCTGCGGAAAAGCCTTGAGCAATTGAGTTCTTCGCTCAATTGGGAACACATAACTAATCAG GTTGGGATGTTTTGCTTCTCCGGCTTGACCCCTGAGCAGGTTGATCGGCTGCAAAGGGGATTTCACATTTACATGACTCTTGATGGACGTATGAG ACGCTTTTtgagaaagaacagaaaagcaAAAGCTGTCTTGCTTCTGAAGCAGCTGAAAGAGCCTAGTTACTGTAATTGA
- the LOC7468079 gene encoding aspartate aminotransferase, mitochondrial isoform X2 → MWKCFLTRTSRCFSTSAGNKALKWWDHVAPAPKDPITSVTEAFLADASPTKINLGVGAYRDDEGKPVVLQCVREAEAKIAGCDFLGIGRESVSSAVSSKLVEESVKLVYGMNSDIIKEGRFAGVQALSGTGACRLFAEFQRRFYPGSQIYMTGPTWSNHHNIWRDALVPERTFHYYHPDSKGLNFSALMDDVKNAPDGSFFLLHPCAHNPTGVDPTEEQWREISYLFKVKNHFPFFDMAYQGFASGDLDRDAQSIRIFVEDGNLIGCAQSFAKNMGLYGHRVGCLKYVHILDYILSVLCNDAKQAVAIKSQLQQIARAMYSSPPVHGILLVSGILSDPNMKALWVEEVKVMANRIQSLRTTLRKSLEQLSSSLNWEHITNQVGMFCFSGLTPEQVDRLQRGFHIYMTLDGRMSMAGVTTGNVSYLANAIHEVTKFG, encoded by the exons ATGTGGAAGTGCTTTTTGACAAGAACATCAAGATGCTTCTCAACATCAGCAGGCAACAAGGCACTTAAATGGTGGGATCATGTAGCCCCAGCTCCAAAAGATCCCATTACTAGTGTTACTGAGGCTTTTCTTGCTGACGCTAGtcccacaaagatcaatcttgGAGTG GGAGCTTATAGAGATGATGAAGGGAAACCTGTTGTCCTTCAATGTGTTAGAGAGGCTGAGGCAAAGATTGCTGGTTGTGACTTCTT AGGTATTGGCAGGGAGTCGGTCTCTTCTGCAGTGAGTTCAAAACTGGTTGAGGAGAGTGTCAAATTGGTTTATGGAATGAATTCGGACATTATAAAAGAAGGGAGGTTTGCTGGAGTTCAAGCTCTATCAGGAACCGGTGCATGTCGTCTCTTTGCTGAGTTCCAGAGGCGTTTCTATCCTGGATCTCAAATATATATGACTGGTCCAACTTGGTCCAA CCACCATAACATATGGAGAGATGCCCTCGTTCCAGAGAGAACTTTTCACTACTACCATCCTGATTCAAAGGGTTTAAATTTTTCTGCTCTTATGGATGATGTCAAG AATGCCCCAGATGGTTCTTTTTTCTTACTCCACCCTTGTGCTCACAACCCAACTGGGGTTGACCCTACCGAGGAACAGTGGAGAGAAATTTCGTATCTTTTTAAG gtAAAAAATCATTTCCCCTTCTTTGACATGGCTTATCAAGGTTTTGCAAGTGGGGACCTCGACAGGGATGCCCAATCAATCCGGATTTTTGTTGAAGATGGGAACTTAATAGGTTGTGCTCAATCCTTTGCGAAGAACATGGGATTATATGGACATCGAGTTGGTTGTCTCAAGTATGTGCACATTCTGGATTATATTTTGAG TGTTCTCTGCAATGATGCAAAGCAAGCAGTTGCAATTAAAAGTCAACTGCAGCAGATTGCCCGGGCAATGTATAGCAGTCCTCCTGTTCATGGTATATTACTGGTCTCAGGTATCTTGAGTGATCCTAATATGAAAGCACTTTGGGTCGAAGAGGTGAAG GTGATGGCAAATCGCATTCAAAGTCTGCGGACTACTCTGCGGAAAAGCCTTGAGCAATTGAGTTCTTCGCTCAATTGGGAACACATAACTAATCAG GTTGGGATGTTTTGCTTCTCCGGCTTGACCCCTGAGCAGGTTGATCGGCTGCAAAGGGGATTTCACATTTACATGACTCTTGATGGACGTATGAG CATGGCTGGTGTTACCACAGGCAATGTGAGTTATTTAGCAAATGCAATTCATGAAGTAACCAAATTTGGTTAG